The Clostridiaceae bacterium genome includes a window with the following:
- a CDS encoding TetR/AcrR family transcriptional regulator: MENTKVDRRVKYTKMVLKESFIKLLSQKDISQITIKEICEDADINRATFYSHYSDQYDLLRKIENEFLDNIKAHLKELDHKNNNVDAVSLAEKIFEYIKDNAKLCKLLLSERGGLNFQKQVMVLVYDTIINELTGSNKITKEDAEYVYSFAITGCVGIVQKWLDEDLKKSPRFMAEMVIKLTMGLINLVK; encoded by the coding sequence ATGGAAAACACTAAAGTAGACAGGCGGGTAAAGTATACCAAGATGGTGTTAAAAGAAAGTTTTATAAAATTACTTTCCCAGAAAGATATATCCCAAATAACCATCAAAGAAATCTGCGAAGATGCCGATATCAACCGTGCGACTTTTTATTCCCATTATAGTGACCAATATGACCTGCTCCGGAAAATAGAGAATGAATTCCTTGATAATATAAAGGCCCACCTTAAAGAGTTGGACCATAAAAATAATAATGTAGATGCAGTATCGCTGGCAGAAAAGATTTTTGAGTATATAAAGGATAATGCGAAATTGTGCAAGCTGCTGCTTAGTGAACGGGGAGGTTTAAATTTTCAAAAACAGGTAATGGTTCTTGTATATGATACAATTATTAATGAATTGACAGGCAGCAACAAAATTACCAAGGAAGATGCTGAGTATGTTTACTCATTTGCTATAACTGGATGCGTCGGTATAGTACAAAAGTGGCTTGACGAAGATTTGAAGAAATCCCCCCGTTTCATGGCGGAAATGGTTATAAAGCTCACAATGGGTTTGATAAATTTAGTGAAGTAG
- a CDS encoding spore germination protein, which translates to MVKRIRRKRRKARNQNIEHDNIHTGSYDVIPDTVDAVETRLSEIFSDCNDFMHRKISCSGKSQTKILVAYINGFVDKRLLNQDVIHPILEFLSNTEMCEAHIYEMLKECIVINNDIKEINNMQQAIDGIISGEALLFLDGENKALMIGVKEPKGRQVDEPVTETSIRGSREGFVENLNTNIALIRKMIKNPNLKLEKVQLGKQTKTDICICYIKGIANENIVREVRERLKKIKTDAILDTGIIEQYISDSRLSVFPTVGNTERSDKLAGKLLEGRVGILCDGTPYVLTIPYLFIESIQNTDDYYDHAYFASFMRLLRLLALLVSNLLPGIYVALVGFHHTLIPFKLMIKLAASRQGIPFSPFTEAVLMIVAFEFLREAGVRMPRPIGEALSIVGAIVLGEASVSAGIASNLMVIIIALTAICSFVVPPLIRATMLLRFVFLAAANFLGFLGISFVGVAVIIHLCQLRSFGVPYMAPFSPLTANDLKDSIVVVPIWAMVTRPKILRQEYSRSKKGTKRQEVKKPQ; encoded by the coding sequence ATGGTTAAAAGAATAAGAAGAAAACGAAGAAAAGCACGAAACCAAAATATTGAACATGATAATATACATACCGGATCATACGATGTTATACCCGATACAGTTGATGCTGTTGAGACCAGGCTTAGCGAAATATTTTCCGACTGTAATGATTTCATGCATCGCAAAATTTCATGTAGTGGAAAAAGTCAGACAAAAATACTTGTAGCATATATAAATGGTTTTGTTGACAAAAGGCTATTAAACCAGGATGTAATTCATCCTATTCTTGAATTCTTGTCAAATACAGAAATGTGCGAAGCACACATATATGAGATGCTAAAAGAATGTATAGTCATAAATAATGACATAAAAGAAATCAATAATATGCAGCAGGCCATAGACGGCATCATATCCGGTGAAGCCCTGCTTTTTCTTGACGGGGAAAATAAAGCTCTGATGATTGGAGTAAAAGAACCCAAGGGACGGCAGGTGGATGAACCTGTTACAGAAACTTCCATCAGGGGTTCAAGGGAAGGCTTTGTTGAGAACCTGAATACGAATATAGCTCTTATTCGGAAAATGATCAAAAATCCCAATCTTAAACTGGAGAAAGTGCAGCTCGGGAAGCAGACAAAAACTGATATTTGCATTTGCTATATAAAGGGAATCGCCAATGAGAATATTGTCAGGGAAGTGAGGGAGAGACTTAAAAAGATAAAAACTGATGCAATACTTGATACCGGAATTATTGAACAATACATTTCCGACAGCCGCTTGTCGGTATTTCCTACAGTTGGGAATACAGAAAGAAGTGACAAGCTGGCGGGGAAGTTACTGGAGGGGCGTGTAGGTATATTATGCGATGGTACTCCCTATGTCCTAACTATCCCGTATCTTTTTATAGAATCCATACAAAATACGGATGATTATTATGACCATGCCTATTTTGCATCCTTTATGCGCTTGCTGCGCCTTCTTGCACTTTTGGTATCAAATTTGCTGCCAGGTATATATGTAGCCCTGGTTGGCTTTCACCACACGTTAATTCCCTTTAAGCTGATGATAAAACTTGCGGCTTCACGGCAGGGAATTCCTTTTTCTCCTTTTACTGAAGCAGTATTAATGATTGTAGCTTTTGAGTTCCTCCGTGAGGCGGGTGTCCGTATGCCAAGACCTATAGGAGAGGCATTAAGCATAGTGGGTGCAATTGTATTGGGTGAAGCATCGGTTTCAGCAGGAATTGCCAGCAATTTAATGGTGATCATAATTGCTCTTACTGCCATTTGCAGTTTTGTTGTCCCTCCGCTTATCCGGGCAACCATGCTGCTGCGCTTTGTATTTTTGGCTGCAGCTAATTTTTTAGGCTTTCTTGGAATTTCCTTTGTGGGTGTGGCTGTTATTATACACCTCTGTCAGCTACGTTCTTTTGGAGTTCCTTATATGGCTCCCTTTTCACCGCTTACAGCCAACGATCTTAAAGATTCCATTGTTGTGGTGCCCATCTGGGCCATGGTTACAAGGCCGAAAATATTGAGGCAGGAATACTCAAGAAGTAAGAAAGGGACAAAACGCCAGGAGGTGAAAAAACCACAGTGA
- a CDS encoding Ger(x)C family spore germination protein: MMNIKRKIRSGMAVVAFLLIFPSLLTGCWNNRDLVNINIVAGLGLDRTEDGKILLTIQVVEPAAIQSTVSNNREGNGSQQKPVFVVSYEGETVSEALRGVLAIAGKKMFLSTAQVLIFGERLLQDGIEEVLDFFQRENEMDYGMDILVAKDATPKEILEIETDIDSIPILYIKGTIDNTNLRGTVKKTILVDLLKDIGERGIVPVIGGISIAGEKEVRTEGIAVIKDGRLAGWLGQHETMGYMFATDKVKSAIVNVPADNGKAAIEIIGSKGKVNVVFKNGKPYMLTVKVKTKASVGEYKGKGKLDSPDKLYVLEKNLEEEIKKEIMMTVEKAQKEYSSDIFGFGVYVRKYHPQYWKKVEKDWNDIFSKLPVDIQVTANIMRTGIIKCPINKDE, encoded by the coding sequence GTGATGAACATAAAGAGGAAGATAAGGTCTGGAATGGCAGTAGTTGCCTTTCTGCTTATATTTCCTTCACTGCTAACCGGCTGCTGGAACAATCGGGATCTGGTTAATATAAATATTGTGGCAGGTCTGGGACTAGACAGGACAGAAGATGGCAAAATACTTTTGACCATACAGGTAGTGGAACCTGCCGCAATTCAGTCTACAGTTTCTAATAATAGAGAAGGCAATGGTTCGCAGCAAAAGCCCGTGTTTGTTGTGTCCTATGAAGGCGAAACGGTTTCTGAGGCTCTAAGAGGTGTACTTGCTATTGCTGGCAAAAAGATGTTTCTTAGCACAGCCCAAGTCCTTATTTTCGGAGAAAGGCTTTTGCAAGATGGCATTGAAGAGGTTCTGGATTTTTTTCAGAGAGAGAATGAAATGGATTACGGAATGGACATTCTAGTTGCAAAAGATGCAACACCGAAAGAAATTCTTGAAATAGAAACTGATATAGATTCTATACCTATCTTGTATATAAAAGGAACGATAGATAACACCAATTTACGTGGGACAGTGAAAAAAACTATACTGGTTGATTTGCTTAAAGATATTGGCGAAAGAGGGATAGTACCTGTCATTGGAGGAATATCTATAGCTGGGGAAAAAGAGGTCAGGACAGAAGGCATCGCTGTCATTAAGGATGGAAGACTGGCGGGATGGCTGGGACAACATGAAACAATGGGATATATGTTTGCAACTGATAAAGTGAAAAGTGCCATTGTTAATGTTCCTGCAGACAATGGCAAAGCAGCGATTGAGATTATAGGGTCAAAAGGGAAAGTCAATGTGGTATTTAAGAATGGTAAACCGTACATGCTCACAGTAAAGGTGAAAACTAAGGCCAGTGTAGGAGAATACAAGGGAAAAGGAAAATTGGATTCTCCGGATAAGCTTTATGTACTGGAGAAGAACCTGGAAGAAGAAATAAAAAAAGAAATAATGATGACGGTGGAGAAGGCCCAAAAAGAGTATTCCAGCGATATATTTGGTTTTGGTGTGTATGTGCGCAAATACCACCCGCAGTATTGGAAAAAAGTAGAGAAAGACTGGAATGATATTTTTAGCAAGCTTCCTGTAGATATTCAGGTGACTGCGAATATAATGCGGACAGGTATTATTAAATGTCCTATAAATAAGGATGAATGA
- a CDS encoding endospore germination permease, translated as MEKVRISSIQLSMLLSGFLFGSTVILSPAQGAKNDAWLAILLGGATGTLLMLCYATITSLNPSKTLVDILKEKMGKVAGNFFALLYIWYFIHLASLVFRDFGEFICTTTFPETPMVVVIGLFAVVLVYAVNSGIEVMGRLGELLVLIIPLIVIVISLSLITTHDFTAFLPVLGNGITPVIKASFDYLSFPFGETVAFLMLFPHLNKKEKLKKVVFVSAVISILLVLVTFFRDIFVLGSDLMERSIFIPHLTSLLIPGLNVEPLVDINLLIGGGIKISVCIYAAARALSQIAGIGDYRKLTGAITIFCIVLSIWSFESVLELFTWTEKVWFLYSIPFQIVIPLALLFLSLKKKKASKRKNV; from the coding sequence ATGGAAAAAGTTAGAATATCTAGCATTCAGCTATCTATGCTTTTATCGGGTTTTCTTTTTGGCAGTACGGTAATATTGAGTCCTGCACAGGGAGCGAAAAATGATGCATGGCTGGCCATACTCCTTGGAGGAGCAACTGGCACTTTGCTGATGCTGTGTTATGCCACTATAACATCCTTGAATCCATCAAAAACTCTGGTAGATATTTTGAAGGAAAAGATGGGAAAAGTTGCCGGCAATTTTTTTGCCCTTTTGTATATATGGTATTTCATACATCTTGCTTCCCTGGTATTCAGGGATTTCGGCGAGTTTATTTGCACTACGACATTTCCGGAAACGCCCATGGTTGTGGTAATAGGATTATTTGCAGTTGTTTTGGTATATGCAGTCAACAGTGGAATAGAAGTGATGGGAAGGTTAGGCGAACTGCTGGTGCTTATAATACCTTTAATAGTAATCGTTATAAGCCTGTCGCTTATAACTACCCATGATTTCACAGCTTTCCTTCCTGTTCTGGGAAACGGCATAACACCTGTGATTAAAGCCTCTTTTGATTATTTATCCTTTCCCTTTGGGGAAACCGTTGCATTCCTAATGCTGTTTCCACATTTAAATAAAAAGGAAAAGCTAAAAAAAGTTGTGTTTGTATCGGCAGTAATATCAATATTATTGGTACTTGTCACATTTTTTAGAGATATCTTTGTTCTGGGAAGCGATTTGATGGAGCGTTCTATTTTTATTCCTCATTTGACTTCACTGCTTATACCTGGTTTGAATGTAGAGCCGTTGGTAGACATAAACCTGTTAATTGGAGGAGGAATTAAAATTTCAGTTTGCATATACGCAGCCGCAAGAGCTTTAAGCCAGATCGCAGGAATTGGTGATTATAGGAAACTGACCGGAGCAATCACTATTTTTTGTATTGTACTTTCAATATGGTCATTTGAAAGTGTACTTGAGCTTTTCACTTGGACTGAAAAGGTATGGTTTTTGTATTCTATTCCCTTTCAGATTGTGATTCCATTGGCACTGCTTTTTTTATCATTAAAGAAAAAGAAAGCATCTAAAAGAAAGAATGTATAA
- a CDS encoding Hsp20/alpha crystallin family protein produces the protein MSLVPWNPFREIDNFSRDISNFTDFSSLRFLGGMSSPRVDVFQTDTEVVVKAEIPGISKEDLNVYVDENSIRLSGQYKRDNEFKDENIFRSERYYGKFSRTIPLPVEIKSEQAKAEYKDGILSITVPKVEPTKAKGRRININ, from the coding sequence ATGAGTCTTGTGCCATGGAATCCATTCAGGGAAATTGACAATTTCAGCAGAGATATAAGCAATTTTACCGATTTTTCATCCTTAAGATTTTTGGGTGGGATGAGTTCACCGAGAGTTGATGTATTTCAGACAGATACTGAGGTAGTGGTTAAAGCTGAAATTCCTGGTATATCCAAAGAAGATTTGAATGTATATGTTGACGAAAACTCCATAAGGTTGTCGGGGCAGTATAAGCGAGACAATGAATTCAAGGATGAAAATATTTTCAGGTCGGAAAGATACTATGGAAAATTCTCCAGAACTATCCCTTTGCCTGTGGAAATAAAATCTGAGCAGGCAAAAGCCGAATATAAAGATGGTATTTTATCAATAACAGTTCCTAAAGTAGAACCGACAAAAGCTAAAGGAAGAAGAATTAATATTAATTAG
- a CDS encoding helix-turn-helix domain-containing protein encodes MPDYSFLLSKYPEFVTKDQFYRICHISKNTALYYIKNGFIPCIDSGKKTRRYKIAIKDIIFFLEDRDKNPEKYYLPNHYNNPFLPGSIRRYKFKSRLDQYKNHYKLKGINEVKDYKQYLEMQFADYPDMLTSKYIQQVTGHSASTIISWCKSGNLKYIKHHSKYLFPKKSVIDYLYNRELQL; translated from the coding sequence ATGCCTGATTATAGCTTCCTATTAAGTAAGTATCCTGAATTTGTAACGAAAGATCAGTTTTATAGGATATGTCATATAAGTAAAAACACAGCACTATATTATATAAAAAATGGTTTCATCCCTTGCATTGATTCTGGAAAAAAGACACGCAGATACAAAATTGCAATAAAAGATATTATTTTCTTTTTAGAAGACAGAGACAAAAATCCTGAAAAATATTACTTACCTAATCACTATAATAACCCATTTTTGCCAGGCTCAATTAGAAGATATAAGTTTAAATCGCGACTTGACCAATATAAAAACCATTACAAACTAAAAGGCATAAATGAGGTTAAAGATTATAAGCAATATCTTGAAATGCAATTTGCAGATTATCCAGATATGCTAACAAGTAAATATATACAACAAGTTACCGGTCACTCAGCAAGCACAATAATTTCATGGTGCAAGTCCGGCAACTTAAAGTATATAAAACACCATAGCAAATACCTTTTCCCCAAAAAGAGTGTTATTGATTATTTGTACAATCGTGAATTGCAACTATGA